Proteins encoded by one window of Candidatus Nitrosocosmicus hydrocola:
- a CDS encoding class I SAM-dependent methyltransferase — protein sequence MLNQPRKISHSDSIISQFTKQAVPFLRMSQHSNQYGLNLVVKLSDPKYDDTVLDVACGPGIVACEFAKIVNHVIGIDLTPAMIEQAKHLQNEKDLHNIDWRVGDVSKLPYKDDSFSLIVTRYSLHHLINPSEVITEMYRVCRPGGRILVVDVTPPEVKKNAYNYVEKLRDPSHAEALTFIELKRMVESKGFININTESQDLEMNLESLISSSFPNPKNKDEIIRLFKKDISSDILGMKSYLKDNEKYFFFPVSLIVAYKPKQSI from the coding sequence ATGTTAAATCAACCGAGAAAGATTTCTCATAGCGACTCGATAATATCGCAATTTACCAAACAAGCAGTTCCTTTTTTACGTATGTCTCAACATTCTAATCAGTATGGACTAAATCTTGTGGTTAAACTAAGTGATCCAAAATATGATGATACCGTTTTGGATGTAGCATGTGGTCCCGGAATAGTTGCTTGTGAATTTGCCAAGATAGTTAACCATGTAATAGGAATTGATTTGACCCCTGCAATGATTGAACAGGCAAAACACCTCCAAAATGAGAAAGATCTTCATAATATCGATTGGCGGGTAGGAGATGTTTCCAAGTTACCTTATAAAGATGATTCCTTTTCATTGATAGTAACACGTTATAGCCTTCATCACTTGATAAATCCTAGTGAAGTAATAACAGAAATGTATCGTGTATGCAGACCTGGTGGCAGAATATTAGTAGTCGATGTTACTCCACCTGAAGTCAAAAAGAACGCCTATAACTATGTCGAGAAATTGCGTGATCCTTCCCATGCAGAAGCATTGACCTTTATTGAACTAAAACGTATGGTGGAGTCCAAAGGATTTATTAACATAAATACCGAAAGCCAAGACCTTGAAATGAATCTAGAGTCATTGATCTCTTCTTCTTTCCCAAATCCCAAAAACAAGGATGAAATAATTCGACTTTTCAAAAAAGATATTTCTTCAGATATTTTGGGAATGAAGAGTTACCTCAAGGACAACGAAAAATATTTTTTCTTTCCTGTGTCCTTGATAGTTGCTTACAAACCAAAACAGAGTATTTGA